Genomic segment of Paenibacillus sp. FSL R5-0912:
ATAAATTTTAGCCAGAGAGAGCGGGAGGCGCGGTTGAGGTCAGGTTAGGAGTAGTGGTTGTAGCGGAAAATGAGGATCTTACTTAACGTGGAAGCTAAAGAAGTATAAAAAATTTCCATTCGCATATTTTACAAGGAAAGGTGGAACTTGGACTGGAATATGATACAATATAACGATAAAGCCCGAAAGGAGTGATTCAGCAAGTGGCTCTTCGGGTAACTAAAGTGTCAAGGTGTCTTTACTCTGAGACATCCTTACTCTCAGCCCAAATCACGACGAACCTGCTTCACCGGCAAGGCGGATTTCCGGAATACCGGAAGGATGGTCAAGGCGGATAATGCAAGCCACGTATGTGTAATGGTTTCTTAACTTGCATTTCAAGGTTACGGCGGACTTTTCATCATGCATTCTCTACAACGGAGCATTCATTTTCAATGTTTTGGGAGGGAACTGATCATGGCAAGTAAAGGTCATAACGAAGTCAAGGAAAGTCTACGGGAAATGACACGCATTTTCCGGCCCAAAGATCCCAAGAAATTTGTGAAGGAGTACGTCCGGAAGTATCGGATCACGGGAGGCTATGAAGAAGAGCTGACCATGGTTGTGGAGCATGAACTGGTAAGAATGAATTCGTCCGTTTCTTAAACAACAGATAGAATTGTTCTGCTTCTGCTTTTTGATGACAACATTTTGCGCTATAACATCCATGAGGATTCTCATAAACCGTGCCCGGGCAGCCTGTTTGCCGCTGGAATCGGTTTTTTTTGTATGCCCGGTTTACCGGATACAGAGCCATATCATTAGTCAAATGAATTAATAGACACAAATACATATGAATGCGCTTTAAAAGTAGTTTAACAGTTTTCGACTTATTTTGAAAGCGCTTTTAAAATCAATAAAGACAAGCTTTTTTCTTTTTCGAAATGATTATGTGAAATTGTTGTGAACGATTGACAAAACAGTGGGGCGAACTTATATTAATAGTGATTGTTATAATTGACAGGAAAATACTCTAATCTACGAATTCGGGAAAAGCGGGGTAGATCAATGATGAAAACGTGGCAGGCTGGAAAGCGGCTTCTTCCCATGACCGCAGCGCTTGGACTCATTCTTGCCGGATGCGGGCGGGAAGACTTGTCGGTACTCAGACCGCAGGGACCCGCAGCAGAAAGCTCGTTTGCACTGATGAAGCTGTCGATCTCAATCATGATCGTGGTGCTTTTGGTCGTCTTCTCTATTGCAGCTTATGTATGGATCCGTTTCCGCCGGAAACCGGATCAGAACGAGATTCCCAAGCAGGTGGAAGGCAGCTTCAAGCTCGAAGTGCTGTGGACGGTCATCCCGCTTATTCTTGTAGTTGTACTGGCGGTTCCTACAGTGAAGGCGGTGTTCGCTGCCGGCAATGATCATTCGGATGATAAGGATGCCATTAAGGTCAAAGTGACCGGCCATCAATACTGGTGGGAGTTTGAATATACGGATTACGGGGTGACAACAGCACAGGATCTGGTGATTCCAGCCGGTAAGGATATCGCTTTTGAGCTAAGCACCAAGGATGTCCTGCACTCCTTCTGGGTACCTTCGCTCTCCGGCAAAATGGACACCAACCCCGACGGAACGGTCAACCGCTTCAGCTTCAGTGCGCCGAATGAAGGCGTTTACCGCGGCAAATGTGCGGAGCTATGCGGGCCTTCCCACGGCTTCATGGAGTTTAAGGTGAAATCAGTCAGTAGTACGGCCTTTGAGGAGTGGTTAGCTTCGATGAAGGCTCCTGATTCTGTGTTGCCGGATGATCCGGCGCTCGCGGAGACCTTCAAATCCCAGTGCCTCACCTGCCATGCGACTGGAAGTATGCAGGATCTTTCCCAGGCTCCCAATCTGACCGGAATTGGCTCCCGCGAATCGGTGGCCGGCATTCTGCTTAATGACGACACGCGCGTGGACGGGGCACCGGTAGAAGAGAATCTGAAGACGTGGCTGCATGATCCCCAGAGCGTGAAGCCGGGCAACAAGATGCCGGATCCCAAGGATCTGGGCTTAAGCGATGAAGAGATCGACGGAATTGCCGAGTTTCTGGCCGGTTACACGCTGGACTGAAGCCGGATAGCCTATAGCCCGAAGCGGAAGCAGCATATTTGAAAAAGGGGGTACGTACCTTGGCCGAAGCAGCGCAATCCTTGCATCCCTCCCAGCCCTTGAAGCATGGCCACAGCGTTAAACGGCATACCGGGCTAATGGACTGGATCACCACCGTCGATCATAAGAAGATCGCGATTCTCTACCTGTGGGCTGGAGGCATCTTCTTCGGCATCGGCGGATTGGAAGCGATTCTGATCCGTATTCAGCTGATTAAGCCGATGAATACCTTTCTCGATGCCCAGACCTTCAACGAACTGATTACCATGCATGGCACAACGATGATCTTTCTTGGCGTTATGCCTGTCATCTTCGCACTGATGAATGCAGTCATACCGCTGCAGATCGGTGCGCGTGACGTAGCCTTTCCTTTTCTCAATGCGCTCGGATTCTGGACCTTCCTGTTCGGCGGTATTCTGCTCAACCTCAGCTGGGTAATGGGCGGTGCGCCTGATGCGGGCTGGACCG
This window contains:
- the coxB gene encoding cytochrome c oxidase subunit II; protein product: MMKTWQAGKRLLPMTAALGLILAGCGREDLSVLRPQGPAAESSFALMKLSISIMIVVLLVVFSIAAYVWIRFRRKPDQNEIPKQVEGSFKLEVLWTVIPLILVVVLAVPTVKAVFAAGNDHSDDKDAIKVKVTGHQYWWEFEYTDYGVTTAQDLVIPAGKDIAFELSTKDVLHSFWVPSLSGKMDTNPDGTVNRFSFSAPNEGVYRGKCAELCGPSHGFMEFKVKSVSSTAFEEWLASMKAPDSVLPDDPALAETFKSQCLTCHATGSMQDLSQAPNLTGIGSRESVAGILLNDDTRVDGAPVEENLKTWLHDPQSVKPGNKMPDPKDLGLSDEEIDGIAEFLAGYTLD